From a region of the Bacteroidales bacterium genome:
- a CDS encoding T9SS type A sorting domain-containing protein: MTAAPTGSAEECNSNAGTEYTTTGAVNASYYIWQLDPPEAGVISGSSTIGTVEWSPAFSGTALVKVQGADECGAGPLSDPLEVTVIDAPHPAVSGETEVCNQSAGNVYFYSTPENPDNEYFWSITGGSLIAGQGSHQVLVSWTAMFSGSISVNESSPVGCSSNSENFVVTIFDCTGIPEKELNRVFIYPNPVGDELTLKCNLGERGNAQLKIFNYFGQEVIRQEINTGNGEVNITLPTNRLATGAYSVKLISPSGKLFEGKFLKVK, from the coding sequence ATGACTGCGGCCCCCACAGGATCTGCGGAGGAATGTAATTCCAATGCCGGGACTGAATATACCACGACAGGTGCGGTGAATGCAAGCTATTATATCTGGCAGTTGGATCCACCGGAAGCCGGGGTCATTTCCGGCAGTTCAACAATTGGTACGGTCGAATGGAGCCCGGCGTTTTCAGGTACAGCATTGGTAAAGGTCCAGGGAGCCGATGAATGCGGAGCCGGGCCTCTGTCAGACCCACTGGAAGTCACAGTCATCGATGCTCCTCACCCGGCTGTATCAGGAGAAACAGAGGTGTGCAACCAATCGGCCGGCAATGTCTATTTTTATTCCACACCGGAAAACCCGGATAACGAATATTTCTGGAGCATCACTGGCGGCAGCCTTATCGCCGGCCAGGGATCTCACCAGGTCCTTGTCTCCTGGACAGCCATGTTTTCCGGAAGCATCAGCGTAAACGAGTCTTCCCCGGTGGGTTGTTCTTCCAATTCGGAAAACTTTGTGGTAACGATCTTTGACTGCACAGGCATCCCGGAAAAGGAGCTGAACCGGGTCTTCATCTATCCGAACCCGGTCGGGGACGAACTAACACTGAAGTGCAACCTGGGAGAGCGCGGGAATGCCCAGCTGAAGATTTTTAACTACTTCGGCCAGGAGGTCATCCGGCAAGAGATCAATACCGGCAATGGAGAGGTGAACATCACACTTCCCACCAACCGCCTGGCAACAGGGGCTTATAGCGTGAAACTTATTTCTCCTTCAGGAAAGTTATTTGAGGGGAAGTTTTTGAAGGTGAAATAG
- a CDS encoding SPOR domain-containing protein, translating into MTFNQNAVKPDINNLQISLKIDYKIFIYIGLSILWQPGLNVTAQALVQGPDDQVLAASFIKPEIFQKAGQLSFNVVRIRNLSDTAVRFKPIFILPAGWAPFSAPFRDTIVPPDDSISLSFRFQLPVQVSSEIKHEIFFRAYSMQNKLLSESSFIVHPEVYHDWDVILPDKRVFFYPRMNLAEFELLIQNKGNTAEVISLLIEPDNKINLNNIGDWKSGQDISLAPYQDTLLKFNVRYTFSENRVFDISKVQIHASAGGKEIRRALLIEKYNDTYAPFYVDRALPHQTEVGFRTFSRNDRLLPFIKARGTSTFNNNSTFQYNFNYYALTGNEDFISNSYYSFLYNWKSLKVGLGAFSSSLGRNLYTRHGFMISNVIRLSPSFSLEAFVSQSFLTPKTSVAVGYTIEKNKISFHGSVSYDIDDEKKVNTGSVMLQSNLITLKKGHDISFNLYGYHENHYLTKDYTLTGFAWDINYHARIGDAVAIQLTNNYGSPNIPGAQMGLLKFGATSIFLVGNKKKYFSVQYINSSRKYHAYNFEGDKLPNAKLSDQYASILFNSRDNPNHTWEAGPSIEFYHSLRTSQSTGGAIAEYTIQKLRFEYKAVIVKKLTLNLKTGLTNINIKETTEINEQRYDFHLLGGLSFKKGYGVSFGYDYGPMVNSGLYQFAGDAKNHSFNIGPSITTTYFKERVSFNLFASFIYRFDLQYASFNINPKIEAFLFRDWYVVASGTYHYTQQQYPEFQTRNSYTYFELSVKKRWGKSDFNKWQKDTRRLRVVLFKDDNGNGVKEELEQGVPFVKIRLKLTNSDNPNISTQFPVDIILLSNEAGAVNYNRLPKGFYELTITPLSDVKEYFYVNRSAEKLELSKNATYYIPFQKANKISGKIVLQRQKFIKAGEESFDLTNIKITAYNKQGNSFSSFTLEDGSFTIFVPGNNIYYVRMGNVFGSNFKILQNDINITIPDSTNNQVVFNVVEISRQVRFKEARPAQPDTLRPAPLKIKVLHGRIYENSSEKAVDKDAIPEFNIRVAPPQEQKMIAGNYYIVVGDASNRAEAIKYKKIIEENGINAYLGYDEAKDEYYVFTNYYQNKEEARIELERLQKARLKDAEVIKFE; encoded by the coding sequence GTGACTTTCAATCAAAATGCGGTTAAACCCGATATAAATAATTTGCAAATCAGCCTGAAAATTGATTATAAGATATTCATCTATATCGGGCTTTCAATATTATGGCAGCCCGGCCTGAATGTAACGGCTCAAGCCCTGGTTCAGGGACCTGATGACCAGGTATTGGCTGCTTCTTTTATAAAACCGGAGATCTTTCAAAAAGCAGGGCAATTAAGTTTTAATGTAGTCCGGATCCGCAATCTTTCTGATACTGCCGTCCGGTTTAAACCCATATTTATCCTTCCGGCAGGCTGGGCCCCGTTCAGCGCTCCTTTCAGGGACACTATCGTGCCACCGGATGATTCCATCTCACTGTCATTCCGGTTTCAATTACCAGTGCAGGTGAGTTCTGAAATAAAACATGAAATCTTTTTTCGCGCTTATTCCATGCAGAATAAATTGCTGTCAGAAAGCAGCTTTATTGTCCATCCCGAGGTTTATCATGATTGGGATGTAATTTTACCGGATAAAAGGGTGTTTTTTTATCCACGCATGAACCTGGCGGAGTTTGAGCTACTCATTCAAAACAAAGGGAACACGGCTGAAGTGATCAGCCTGCTTATTGAGCCTGATAATAAAATAAACCTGAACAACATCGGGGATTGGAAGTCAGGGCAGGACATTTCACTGGCGCCATACCAGGATACCCTCCTCAAATTTAATGTCAGGTACACTTTTTCCGAAAACCGGGTTTTCGATATCAGCAAGGTTCAGATACATGCTTCCGCCGGCGGCAAAGAGATACGCAGGGCATTATTGATTGAAAAGTATAATGATACCTACGCTCCCTTTTATGTTGACCGGGCCCTGCCACATCAGACGGAGGTGGGGTTTCGTACCTTTAGCAGGAATGACCGTTTACTCCCCTTTATTAAAGCAAGAGGTACATCTACTTTTAATAACAATAGTACTTTTCAGTATAACTTTAATTACTATGCGCTGACCGGTAATGAAGACTTTATCAGTAATAGTTATTACAGTTTTTTATATAACTGGAAATCGCTGAAAGTTGGCTTAGGCGCCTTTAGCTCATCATTAGGCCGGAACCTGTATACCCGGCATGGCTTCATGATCTCTAATGTAATCCGGTTAAGCCCTTCATTCAGCCTGGAAGCATTCGTAAGCCAAAGCTTTTTAACACCAAAAACCAGCGTCGCTGTTGGTTATACCATTGAGAAAAATAAGATCAGTTTTCATGGCTCGGTTTCCTATGATATTGATGATGAAAAAAAAGTGAACACGGGTTCCGTGATGCTGCAATCAAACCTTATCACTTTGAAAAAGGGCCATGATATCAGTTTTAATTTATATGGTTACCACGAAAACCATTACCTGACCAAAGATTACACTTTAACGGGCTTTGCCTGGGATATCAATTATCATGCAAGAATAGGCGATGCAGTAGCGATCCAGTTAACCAACAATTATGGTTCCCCGAATATTCCCGGCGCCCAGATGGGACTCCTCAAATTTGGGGCTACTTCAATATTTTTAGTTGGAAACAAAAAAAAATACTTTTCAGTTCAATATATTAACAGCTCCCGGAAATACCATGCCTACAATTTCGAAGGCGACAAACTTCCCAATGCTAAATTGTCTGATCAATATGCCAGTATATTATTTAATTCCCGTGATAACCCCAATCACACCTGGGAGGCCGGGCCAAGCATTGAGTTTTATCATTCACTGAGGACTTCACAATCCACCGGAGGTGCAATTGCAGAATACACTATTCAAAAGTTACGGTTTGAATACAAGGCAGTTATAGTGAAAAAATTAACGCTCAACCTGAAAACAGGCCTGACTAATATTAATATTAAAGAAACGACAGAAATTAATGAACAAAGATATGACTTCCATCTCCTGGGAGGTTTAAGTTTTAAAAAAGGATATGGCGTTTCATTCGGTTACGATTACGGCCCCATGGTGAACAGCGGTTTATACCAGTTTGCAGGAGATGCAAAAAACCACAGCTTTAACATCGGGCCCAGCATAACGACCACCTATTTTAAAGAACGGGTGAGCTTTAACTTATTTGCCAGTTTTATTTACCGGTTCGATCTGCAATACGCTTCTTTCAATATCAATCCAAAAATTGAAGCATTTTTATTCCGCGACTGGTATGTTGTGGCAAGTGGAACCTACCACTACACCCAGCAGCAGTACCCGGAATTTCAGACGCGGAACTCATATACTTATTTTGAATTGTCGGTCAAAAAGAGATGGGGGAAATCTGACTTTAATAAATGGCAAAAGGATACGCGCCGGTTAAGAGTTGTTTTATTTAAAGATGACAACGGAAATGGCGTTAAAGAAGAACTGGAACAGGGCGTGCCTTTTGTTAAAATACGTTTGAAACTGACCAACTCTGACAATCCGAATATCAGCACACAGTTCCCGGTAGATATAATCCTGCTTTCCAATGAGGCAGGAGCTGTCAATTATAACCGCCTCCCGAAGGGATTTTACGAACTTACCATTACCCCCCTCAGTGATGTGAAAGAGTATTTCTACGTTAACAGAAGTGCGGAAAAACTTGAGCTTTCAAAAAATGCAACTTATTATATCCCTTTCCAGAAAGCAAATAAAATATCGGGTAAAATTGTTTTGCAACGTCAAAAGTTCATTAAAGCAGGAGAAGAGTCATTTGACCTGACCAATATTAAAATAACTGCCTACAACAAGCAGGGAAACAGTTTTTCTTCCTTTACCCTTGAGGATGGCAGCTTTACCATTTTTGTACCGGGGAATAACATATATTACGTTAGAATGGGAAATGTATTCGGTAGTAATTTTAAAATTCTGCAGAATGATATAAACATAACCATACCTGATTCGACCAACAACCAGGTAGTATTTAATGTAGTTGAAATTTCCCGTCAGGTCAGATTTAAAGAAGCCAGGCCTGCCCAGCCCGATACCTTACGGCCGGCTCCATTGAAAATTAAAGTATTACACGGCAGGATTTATGAAAACTCCAGTGAGAAAGCCGTTGACAAAGATGCAATTCCGGAGTTTAACATCCGGGTTGCTCCTCCCCAAGAACAAAAAATGATAGCCGGTAATTATTATATAGTGGTGGGTGATGCTTCCAACAGGGCAGAAGCAATTAAATATAAGAAGATCATAGAGGAAAATGGAATAAATGCTTACCTGGGCTATGACGAAGCAAAAGATGAATATTATGTGTTCACTAACTATTACCAAAATAAGGAAGAGGCCCGAATAGAATTAGAACGACTCCAGAAAGCGAGATTAAAAGATGCGGAGGTCATTAAGTTTGAGTAG
- a CDS encoding PKD domain-containing protein: MKKIFTLVIIALFLSSSLSAFAQESPVKPTITGTGIYYGLTPPLRDLPVITEAEFLEMKADAMMERNRELEKRSYPFAKTALPKGPDPAWQREMGTTTTGRELIMNFSGQESPYYPPDANGTAGPLYYMQTINTVYAIYDKTTGALVAGPTAMNQLFSGVPGSNCNDGDPLILFDEQANRWLAVEFSICGSNDRMLIAVSQTGDPTGSWHKYSFDVADMPDYEKFGIWQDGYYMGTNNSSGNDIYVFERSQMLNGGTAQFVGFNNPWRPTTIDGFMCVPPVDNDGAFAPAGEPGLFITISDDAIAGGSDELWIYELDADWNTLSNSTFNRVQQLSVPAFDSNFGNTWDNIRQPGTSQRLDGIPMVIMNRPQYRNFGSYETIVCCHTVDLDATNHAGIRWYELRRASGDWSVRQSGTFGPDEHNRWMGSVSLNGNNEIGLAYSISSISVYPGIRYCGQSSSEYAAGSGVLDIEEAVIQTGAHSQTGYNRWGDYADLSVDPDNEHIFWFTSQYVGSGGDRLTKISSFEFTPEALLALFSASDITPCAGGTVSFSDQSSGAPVSWNWTFEGGTPATSTLENPEVVYNLAGLYDVELIISDGTDSDTLLQPDFIHVLSIPVQPGLPSGPADVCKGDDNVEFVTNDIPDAISYAWSVNPPEAGTFSGNDTVGTLAVSEIFAGSMRISVQALNDCGPHRICGGM; this comes from the coding sequence ATGAAAAAGATCTTCACCCTTGTCATCATAGCACTTTTCCTTTCTTCTTCTCTTTCTGCTTTCGCACAGGAAAGCCCCGTCAAGCCAACTATTACGGGAACCGGGATCTACTACGGCCTGACCCCTCCATTGCGCGACCTGCCTGTGATCACTGAGGCGGAGTTCCTGGAGATGAAAGCCGATGCGATGATGGAAAGGAATAGAGAACTGGAAAAAAGAAGCTATCCTTTTGCCAAAACTGCTTTGCCAAAGGGGCCGGATCCGGCCTGGCAGCGTGAGATGGGAACTACAACAACCGGCAGGGAACTGATCATGAACTTCAGCGGGCAGGAATCGCCCTATTACCCACCGGATGCCAACGGGACTGCCGGACCTCTCTATTACATGCAGACCATCAATACTGTCTATGCCATCTATGACAAGACTACCGGTGCTTTAGTTGCCGGTCCGACGGCTATGAATCAGCTCTTCAGCGGGGTGCCAGGCTCCAATTGTAACGACGGGGACCCGCTGATCCTTTTTGACGAGCAGGCCAACCGCTGGCTGGCCGTGGAATTTTCGATCTGCGGCTCTAACGACCGCATGCTCATAGCTGTTTCACAAACCGGTGACCCCACGGGAAGCTGGCATAAATATTCCTTCGATGTGGCCGACATGCCTGACTATGAGAAGTTCGGCATCTGGCAGGATGGGTATTACATGGGAACCAACAATAGCTCAGGAAATGATATTTATGTTTTTGAACGGTCCCAGATGCTGAATGGTGGAACCGCACAGTTCGTCGGGTTTAACAATCCCTGGAGACCTACCACTATCGATGGCTTTATGTGCGTCCCACCGGTGGATAATGACGGGGCCTTTGCCCCGGCCGGGGAGCCGGGCCTGTTCATCACTATCAGTGACGATGCAATCGCCGGGGGCAGTGACGAACTCTGGATCTATGAGCTGGATGCAGACTGGAATACTTTGTCTAATTCCACCTTCAACCGTGTGCAGCAACTCAGTGTCCCGGCCTTCGACAGCAACTTCGGCAACACCTGGGACAATATCCGGCAGCCCGGTACGAGCCAGCGGCTGGATGGCATCCCGATGGTCATTATGAACCGCCCGCAATACCGGAATTTTGGTTCTTACGAAACCATTGTCTGCTGTCATACCGTGGATCTGGATGCTACCAACCATGCCGGCATCCGGTGGTATGAACTCAGGCGCGCCTCAGGCGACTGGAGCGTCAGGCAGTCGGGCACCTTTGGCCCCGATGAGCACAACCGCTGGATGGGTAGCGTGTCGCTGAACGGAAACAATGAAATCGGGCTGGCCTATTCTATTTCCAGCATCTCGGTATATCCCGGTATCCGCTATTGCGGGCAATCTTCCTCAGAATATGCCGCAGGGAGCGGAGTTCTTGATATAGAAGAAGCTGTTATCCAGACCGGGGCCCATTCACAAACCGGGTATAACCGCTGGGGCGACTATGCTGACCTGAGTGTCGACCCGGATAACGAACACATTTTCTGGTTTACATCCCAATACGTTGGAAGCGGAGGAGACAGGCTCACCAAAATATCCTCCTTCGAATTTACTCCGGAAGCTCTGCTAGCCTTGTTCTCGGCTTCTGATATAACCCCTTGTGCAGGTGGGACCGTTTCATTCTCTGACCAGTCATCCGGCGCACCGGTATCATGGAACTGGACTTTCGAAGGCGGGACACCGGCCACTTCAACCTTAGAAAATCCTGAAGTTGTTTATAATCTTGCAGGGCTATATGATGTAGAATTGATCATCTCTGACGGTACCGACTCTGATACCCTTCTCCAGCCGGATTTTATTCATGTCCTGTCCATTCCCGTGCAGCCGGGTTTGCCTTCCGGTCCTGCCGATGTCTGCAAAGGAGATGATAATGTGGAATTTGTAACTAATGACATTCCGGATGCCATTTCCTATGCATGGAGCGTGAATCCCCCTGAAGCCGGAACTTTCAGCGGTAATGACACAGTGGGTACACTGGCCGTCTCTGAGATCTTTGCCGGAAGCATGCGCATCAGTGTCCAGGCTTTGAATGACTGCGGCCCCCACAGGATCTGCGGAGGAATGTAA
- a CDS encoding NmrA/HSCARG family protein, which translates to MADKKIIAVVGATGAQGGGLAQAILSDPQSEFTVRALTRNVSSDKAKELAKLGADVVAADIDDVESLKKAFKGAYGVYAVTNFWEHFSPEKETAQAKNMADAAQAAGVQHIIWSSLEDTRKWIPLEDNRMPTLLGKYKVPHFDAKGESEKFFQRPGLPSTILRTSFYWDNFIYFGLGPKRGPDGKLAITFPMDDKKLPGIASVDIGKCAYGIFKAGEKYKGKTVSIAGGHLTGTQMAASLSRALGQEIVYHSVPADVYRSFGFPGADEMGNMFQFKRDFEADYVGARNLDVARSLNPSLQSFDAWVDRNKAKIPLE; encoded by the coding sequence TTACGGTAAGAGCTTTGACCCGTAATGTCAGTTCCGATAAAGCAAAAGAACTGGCGAAACTGGGAGCGGATGTTGTGGCAGCCGACATCGATGATGTTGAGAGCCTTAAAAAGGCCTTCAAAGGTGCCTATGGTGTATATGCCGTTACCAATTTCTGGGAACATTTTTCACCGGAGAAGGAAACAGCCCAGGCAAAGAACATGGCCGACGCCGCCCAGGCAGCAGGCGTGCAGCATATCATCTGGTCCTCCCTGGAAGATACCCGCAAATGGATACCGCTGGAAGATAACCGTATGCCAACACTGCTGGGCAAGTATAAAGTCCCGCATTTCGATGCAAAGGGTGAGTCTGAAAAGTTCTTTCAGCGGCCCGGATTGCCCTCGACTATCCTGAGGACCTCTTTCTACTGGGACAATTTCATCTATTTTGGATTGGGACCAAAAAGAGGACCGGATGGGAAATTAGCGATTACCTTTCCCATGGATGATAAGAAACTTCCGGGGATTGCCTCTGTGGATATCGGTAAATGCGCCTATGGCATTTTCAAAGCGGGTGAAAAATATAAAGGAAAAACTGTTAGTATAGCAGGGGGACATTTAACAGGTACACAGATGGCAGCATCACTTTCCAGGGCACTCGGACAGGAAATAGTTTATCACAGTGTCCCGGCTGATGTTTACCGTAGCTTTGGTTTCCCTGGCGCCGATGAGATGGGAAACATGTTCCAGTTCAAGCGTGATTTTGAAGCGGATTACGTTGGTGCCCGCAACCTGGATGTCGCCAGGTCCCTCAATCCTTCATTGCAAAGTTTTGATGCATGGGTTGACCGGAATAAGGCAAAGATTCCTTTAGAATAA
- the tnpA gene encoding IS200/IS605 family transposase: MANSFISMNIHYVFSTKNREKFIEKELQQRLWPYMGGIAKQNNIIAHSIGGTEDHAHLLLSLPGSISPSKAIQLIKSGSSKWIHESFPDKSGFYWQTGYAAFSVSISNIDRIIKYIQNQEKHHKTVTFQQEYLAFLKNSGIDYDERHIWG, encoded by the coding sequence ATGGCGAACTCATTTATTTCCATGAACATTCATTATGTGTTCAGCACTAAGAACAGAGAGAAATTTATAGAAAAGGAATTGCAGCAAAGACTTTGGCCCTATATGGGTGGTATCGCCAAGCAGAATAACATAATTGCACATTCTATTGGAGGTACTGAGGATCACGCTCATCTGCTGCTTTCTCTTCCTGGAAGCATAAGTCCTTCCAAGGCTATACAGCTGATCAAATCCGGTTCTTCGAAATGGATCCACGAATCCTTTCCGGACAAATCGGGGTTTTACTGGCAAACAGGTTATGCTGCTTTTAGTGTCAGTATTTCAAATATAGATAGAATTATCAAATATATTCAGAACCAGGAAAAACACCACAAAACTGTGACCTTTCAGCAGGAATACCTTGCTTTCCTTAAAAACAGCGGGATCGATTATGATGAGCGTCACATCTGGGGATGA
- a CDS encoding SDR family oxidoreductase — translation MKPNRIALITGASSGIGRVFAQRFAQSGYDLIITGRRRDKLTLLAEQLKGRFSISVKIVIAELSEENDVRKLLKVIATHDNISVLINNAGYGSGKEFGNCDLNNHMQMLQVHVVTTLKLVHAVLPQMISRRSGTIINVSSLAAFMPAPGSSVYSATKLFLKSFTESLHMEVSRYGIKLQCLCPGFTHTDFHERRVNGNIPKNSGIIRWMEADTVVDECLKSLEKGKIVYVPGFMNRLLVMIVPFIPSFIYYYLMMKIAQRTTGNGPIPDGKSGKVQPAL, via the coding sequence ATGAAGCCGAACCGCATAGCATTGATCACAGGAGCGTCAAGTGGCATTGGCAGGGTCTTCGCCCAGCGGTTCGCTCAGTCTGGGTATGACCTGATCATCACCGGAAGAAGAAGAGATAAACTGACTCTCCTTGCGGAACAATTGAAGGGGCGGTTCAGCATCTCCGTGAAAATAGTCATCGCGGAACTATCAGAAGAAAATGATGTCCGGAAACTTTTAAAGGTCATTGCAACTCATGATAATATTAGTGTATTGATAAACAATGCCGGATATGGATCTGGAAAAGAATTTGGCAATTGCGATCTTAACAATCATATGCAAATGCTGCAGGTCCATGTGGTCACAACGCTCAAACTGGTCCATGCCGTATTGCCACAGATGATCAGCCGAAGATCCGGTACCATTATCAATGTATCGTCCCTGGCAGCTTTCATGCCGGCACCGGGCAGCTCTGTTTATTCAGCCACCAAGTTGTTTCTCAAAAGTTTTACTGAATCCCTCCACATGGAGGTTAGCCGCTATGGTATTAAGTTACAGTGCCTCTGCCCGGGATTTACACATACCGACTTTCATGAGAGGCGTGTGAACGGGAATATCCCAAAAAATAGCGGAATTATCCGGTGGATGGAAGCGGATACTGTAGTGGATGAATGCTTAAAGTCGCTTGAGAAAGGAAAAATCGTATATGTTCCGGGATTTATGAATAGGTTGTTGGTCATGATCGTTCCCTTTATCCCCAGTTTTATATATTATTATTTAATGATGAAAATAGCGCAAAGGACAACTGGAAATGGACCAATTCCAGATGGAAAATCAGGAAAGGTTCAACCTGCCCTTTGA